CTTCCTAGTCCGTCGAATCCACCATTGACGGACTAGGAAGTCCATCCTACACCCCGTGCCGCAGGAACCTTCACTAATCCAACAAACCGCCAAGACTTTCATCCCACGACGTATCCCTCTCGAAACGCTTGGCGGCTTGCTAATCCAATCCAATCGCGAATCGCAACACTGAGCCGCGGGCCGTCAGGCACCGGATACCGCGTGGGACCCGGCCGCTGACGCGTCACGGCTCACTAAATCAACAAACCGATTGACAACGTACGGATTTATCCCTTGCGCTAAGCTAGATGGAGCAATAACAGAAACGCCACTGCAAGCATCGCGACAACTTGGACGATATTAAAGCCCCGAGGTAGTCGCTGCCTCTCAATAAGGCACAGCAATTGCTGATAGAGAAACGAAGTTAACCATTTCTTGACTTCAACTTCCTTCTCCGTTTGACGTCCGCAATTATGTTCGCATTCTTCTCCAACCGACTCGGCTGCATTGGCTCGATAATCGTTTCCTTGATTGGGACCGCCGTCCTGTTTTTACTGATGGGATGGTTGTAAAGCATGCAGTGACGGGGGAAACAGGTGCAGGTTGCCGCCCGCCATCTCGGTTCGGTCAATCGCGGTTGCGGCGACATACGCCATCCACCATCCCAGCGCGACCTGTGACGGGTAGTGATCGTCATCATTGACTCGCGACAGCGGGCCGAGCAACGAACCTGCGTAGAAGGTTGCTTTTAAAAAAAGGACGATCGGTCATCTTGGCCGCATTGATGAAGGGCAGCGACGACATAAAGGCATGACCGCTGACGCCATTGTTGTCTTGAAACGGAAGCCAACGAGAACCGCGAACCTTTTCACCGGGCCGCGAACCTCCGGTCAGCCGCTGAGCCAGTATCAATGGCGGCGCCCCGACCAGGAATGATCTCATCGAACGCTCGCCCCATCGTCCAGTCATCACCATCATTGGCGATTCATCAAAATAGCCGCCCGCTGCCCAGGCCGCTGCGAAAATGGGTAGCGTATAGCGACCATTGCCTAGCTCCTTGCTGCTGTGCAGTCCCTCGAACCAATCATCACTCGTCGCGCCGCGAACGATGGTTTGAAAATGATCCTGTATCTCTTGATCTAGCTGGGTATTGGCGACGGCCGCACCAATCAAAAAACTGCCGGCAATCAGTTTCAGTGAACCGATGTCATAATAGTTTCGCTGATCTGAAATGATCCGCTGCCACAGTGTGCCGCGGTCGATCGCAGACCGCGCGGCACTCTGCGTTTCACATTCGATCAGGTAAGGTTCAATTAGGGTAGGGTCATTAATCGCGACCATGGGCGAGTCGCCGGAAGCCGTCAGCGATTCCACTGCTTGCTCACCCGAAGCGTCCGTCGCCAACGAAAACGATGGCATCTGCACGAACGCCGACAAGTCGTCGGCGCGAGAATCCGTCGACCAGGCCATGATGACCACCGCGACGAAGGGACAAAAAGCGACTGCGAAAAAACGAAACCAACGCGTCAGCAAATCGATCATCGTGGGCTCTCTCTCCTTGCGGACACGTCGTGATGGTGATGTAGCATATGGTGCCCGCGTACAGTCGCTCACTAAGCCTGTTCGGCAACCACTCACCGCTAACCGCACAGCTTTCAACGGAGACTCGCCCGGCGATTGCGACGGTGGACCATGAGTTCTCGGGAGTCCCCTTCTATCTGGACCGCAACGACATTCAAAACTTTCTGGATTTTCACGATCATGGACTGAGCGACTTTGTGACGGCCAACCGCTCTGCTGTGCTCATCGTCGATCATCGAATCGCACCAGAAGAACTGCGGAAACAGTTACCCGAGGAAACGAGCCTTACCGAGATCGGCCATCGTGCGTCCGCGTGTATTTACAGAGCGAAAGTAAGCCCGCAAGTTCCCAAGATCGCAAACGCGGCAAGCGCTTCGTCGAATCAATTGACACCGCAGCGAAATCGACAATGAAATCGGTGCGAATTGGATAGCTCGCTTTCTGAGCGGCTCGCGGCGAGTCGTCCGGTTTGTGGCGGATTATCGTTCGACAAACCCGTCAACATCTTCTAAGTGGATTCGCTTCCTCTCGTCCGGGGCACGTGTTTCCAGTTGAACGTTGTCGAAATGAATGTTCTTGGCATGACGGATGTAGGCACCCCAAGCCGGCAGTACGCCAAAGAAGAACTGTTCTGGATAGCGATCAACGTCTTCAGACACCGTGCGTTGAACATCTTCCTTCGTCCCGTGTCCAGGAAACGAGATTCTGATATTTCGCAACGTGACATCCTCGACGAAGTGACCGGGGATGCCCGTAATCATAATCGGTCCGGCTTTGGACTTCTCGGCGTCAGTGATTTGTGAACTCTCCTTCGCTTTGACGTTCTTGTAGCTTGCCCGTTCCGCACGCTCTCTATCCTCAATCGTGACGGATGCAATGACGTCGCTGATTCGAATGTTTTTCAGCGTTCCAACGGGTGGTTTTTCTTTATCGTTATCGTCGAAGGTGTTTCCCCGGTCTCCCAACCGTATAAAAATCGGGCACCCGACATCTTCCATCGTGATTCTTGAGATTGCGACGTTTTCCATTCGTCCGCCGTCGACCAATTGAAGCTTAATGGCCCCCATTGGACTATCGTAGAAAAAGCAATTGGTCACTTTCACATCGACAAAGCCGCCCCGTGACGACGTCCCGAATTTCAGCGGAGCTGTGTTGCTGGACACCTTGCACTGACGCACGACGATGTTCCGGCATGGATACTTAGAACTCTTCAAACAGATCGCGTCATCGCCGGAATCAATATCGCAGTTTTCAATCAGAACGTTCTCGCATCCGTCCAGATCGATTCCGTCGTTGTTGAAGTTGTTGTTGCGAAATCGGATGGTCAATGAGTCGAAATGAATGTTCTTACAGTCAATCAGGTGCAATCCCCAGAATGCCGGTCGCTTCCACGTCACCCCCGAGAACTTCAGCCCGTCGCAGTTGACCATCCGCAGTAGCCGCGGACGAACCCCTCGATTCTTGCCACCCGAGCGAAGTCGAGGGAAGTTCTCTGGAGTCCCTCTGCCATCAATAACCCCCAAGCCTTCAATTGCAATGTTGGTTGCCCCATTTGCATAAATCAGACAATGCGGGGATCCTTCCCTCGGTTGATCGATGTTTTCGGTCCTATAGTCCGCTTGGTTCGTACTGCCAAGTAGATTGGCGCCATGGTCGAGCGAAAGGGTGACGTTGCTCTTCAATTCGACCGTGCCAATCTGATAATCGCCTGCAGGCACGCGTACGATCCCGCCACCTGAGTCATGACAGATGTCAATGGACTCCTGAATCGCATCGGTTTCCAACGCAACTCCATCACCGATCGCACCAAAGTCCTTGATGTTGACCATCTTGGTGAACGTCGTTGCGCCGTCATCGGCAACCACACTCTCCGAATTACACAAATGCGATGAAACGACTCCCAGCAGCACTGCTGCCGCGATCAACATGACTGGCGATTGTCGGTTCATCTGCATTTCTCCAGATTTCAGTTCGAAACGGTTTCAATTCTACCAGCCAGTAGGCATGCTACATGGCTTTGCATAAACGAATACACTAAACCTCCGATATCGTAATCGAGTTGTCAGTAGTCGTGTCGGTTTCGATCTCAAATAGGTGCAGCGTGATGACGTCGAGGTTTGCGGCGTGTCGCTGAATGACTGATGGTTCGACCGCGAATGTTGCAACACAGTATGGTCATCTCGTTGTAAATTATTAGAAATCCGCAATCACTAACATCGATTGGCTGTTCTAAAACTTCCCCCCTTCGTATCCCATCGGATACTTGGTTTTCACGTTACGACCAATCATACCCCCGCATGTCCCATCTCTCTTCGAGCCAGTTGCCGTCGAATTTACCACGGCGTTTTGAATCGACGCGATGGTCGATCGTGGCCGACGCTCGCCACGGTACGCCGGCCAGTGCACGGGTTGCGCTTCAGGAGCTGTGCCGAGCCTATTGGTACCCGATTTATTCTTTCGTCCGTCGCAAGGGGCTGGCGCCGGAATCCGCCCAGGATGTCACTCAGTCGTTCTTCGTGCGGGTCTTGGAGCGTGATTTTTTCGATGCGGCAAATCCGCACCGCGGGCGTCTGCGATCCTTTCTGCTAAAGGCTGCACAAAACCATCTCATTTCTTGCCAACGATCCGACGCCGCGTTGAAACGCTCGCCGCAGCGAGCGATCCTATCGCTGAATCAATTAGAATCCGAAGCCCGCTTTCAGCTCGAACCGAGCGACGTCCAGACTGCCGAACGCAGTTTTGAACGACAGTGGGCGTTGACGGTGATCCAACGTGCGATGGACCGATTGGCAACAGAATTGACGGATAAACTGGGGTCGCAACATGCCGCGCGTCTGATGCAGTTGTTGACGGGCCAAGCCGAGGACGTCTCGCTGGCCGCCGCCGCCACCGAACTGCAGACGACCGAAGCGGCAATGAAAGTTCGCATGCACCGAATTCGTGGGCGGTATCGCCAGATCTTGCGTTTGGAAGTCGCCGATACGGTCAGCGAAACGGTCGATGTTGACGAGGAATTAAGAAATTTGCTGGATGCCCTGTAACTTGGTCTGGCATTTTGCGTAGTTGAGGTTAGAGACCGCCTCACACACGTTGTGAAGAATTTTCAGCCGGCACATGTCCGCATTTCCGTTCGCTAGCAACGCTCGCCACAGAGTCGATCGCGGACTTGCAGTGCGGACCGCCACCTGCTGGCGAAGGGAACGATCCGAGAAAAATCTTCACCGCGTTGCCCCCCTCACGCTACCTTGCTGCCGGACGGTGTAGCCATGACC
This genomic stretch from Novipirellula caenicola harbors:
- a CDS encoding glycoside hydrolase family 28 protein, which produces MNRQSPVMLIAAAVLLGVVSSHLCNSESVVADDGATTFTKMVNIKDFGAIGDGVALETDAIQESIDICHDSGGGIVRVPAGDYQIGTVELKSNVTLSLDHGANLLGSTNQADYRTENIDQPREGSPHCLIYANGATNIAIEGLGVIDGRGTPENFPRLRSGGKNRGVRPRLLRMVNCDGLKFSGVTWKRPAFWGLHLIDCKNIHFDSLTIRFRNNNFNNDGIDLDGCENVLIENCDIDSGDDAICLKSSKYPCRNIVVRQCKVSSNTAPLKFGTSSRGGFVDVKVTNCFFYDSPMGAIKLQLVDGGRMENVAISRITMEDVGCPIFIRLGDRGNTFDDNDKEKPPVGTLKNIRISDVIASVTIEDRERAERASYKNVKAKESSQITDAEKSKAGPIMITGIPGHFVEDVTLRNIRISFPGHGTKEDVQRTVSEDVDRYPEQFFFGVLPAWGAYIRHAKNIHFDNVQLETRAPDERKRIHLEDVDGFVER